The following DNA comes from Mesorhizobium sp. B2-1-8.
AGGGGTGATTTTCACCCTCCCCCTCGTGGGTCCCACAAGGGGAAGGTAGAAACGCCTCAAATCGCAGCCGTAATAATAATCTCGACCAGATATTCAGGGCCGGCGAGCTTTGCTTCGCCGGTGGCGCGGGCGGGCGTGTGGCCCTGCGGCACCCACTTGTCCCATTCGGAATTCATCTCGGCGAAGGTGCCCATGTCGGCCAGCCAGATGATCGCCTGGACGATCTTGGTCTTGTCGGTGCCGGCCTTGGCCAGCAATTCGTCGATGGTGGCCAGAATATCACGGGTCTGCGAGGCGACGTTGCCGCCGGGTTCGCCGACCTGGCCGGCCAGATAGAGGGTGTTGCCGTGGATGACGATCTGGCTCATGCGCGGGCCAACATCGATGCGACGAATGCTCATTGCGAGGTTCCTTCCGTTGTGGTCGCGCCTCTTTAGAGTCGCCATCCGCTTCGGGCAAGGCTGCCTGAACCGAAACCGCTTGAGCCAATCGCTCCATCCAGGGCCAGGCACGTACAGGGCGAGTTGACCACCGTGTCGCAATTCCGCCGGATTGACTTGTTGACTAATGTAATAACATCACATATCCAAGCGGCCGCACCTAGCCGCATTTGGCTTCCCACGGAACGATATGACCCAGACCTGCCTGACATTCCGTGACCTGACGCTCGGCTACAACAGCCATCCAGCGATCCATCACCTCGATGGCGCGATCCGCAAGGGCTCGCTCACGGCCGTGGTTGGGGCCAACGGGTCCGGCAAGTCGACGCTGATGAAGGGTATTGTCGGGGTGCTGAAGCCGATGGCCGGCGAGGTCATTCGCGCGCCGGGCGTGCGGGCGGCTTACCTGCCGCAGCAATCGGAACTCGATCGCTCCTTTCCCGCCCGCGTCGTCGATCTGGTATCGCTCGGCCTGTGGCCGAAGCGCGGCATGCTTGGCCGCTACACCAGGGAAGATCGCGACGCCGTCAGCCAGGCTTTGATGGCCGTCGGCCTCGGCGGCTTCGAGAAGCGGCCTATCGACACCCTCTCCGGTGGCCAGTTGCAGCGCACTCTGTTTGCCCGCGTGCTGCTGCAGGATGCCGAACTGATCCTGCTCGACGAGCCGTTCAACGCGGTCGACGCCAAGACGGTCGGCGACCTCATTGCCCTGATCAAACGCTGGCACGGCGAGGAACGCACCATCATGGTGGTCGTCCATGATCTCGATCTGGTGCGCCAGAATTTTCCCGAAACACTGTTGCTTGCCCGCCAGCCGGTTGCCTGGGGCGAGACCCGGGAGACACTGAAGCCGGAGAACCTGCTGCGCGCGCGCCGCTTCCACGAAGCCTGGGAAGAGAACGCGCCCTGGTGCGAGCCTGACGAGCACGCTCATGGCCAAGACCATGATCATCATGGCCACGACCATCATGGCCACGATCATCACCACGGCGCCGGACCGAGGGCCGCCTGATGGACGCGCTCTACGGACTCTTCATCGCCCCCTTCGCCGATTTCGGTTTCATGCAGCGGGCGCTGTTCGGCTCGCTGATGCTGTCGCTCGGCGCCTGCCCTATCGGCGTCTTCCTGATGCTGCGGCGCATGAGCCTGTCGGGCGACGCCATGGCGCACGCCATCTTGCCGGGTGCGGCCGCCGGTTTCCTGTTCTACGGGCTGGAGATCCTGCCGATGACCGTAGGCGGGCTGATCGCCGGCATCATCGTGGCGCTCGGCGCCGGTGCCGTCTCGCGTTTCACCATCCAGCGCGAGGACGCGTCGATGGCGGCCTTCTACCTGATTTCGCTCGCCATCGGCGTGCTGATGGTGTCGATCCGCGGCTCCAGCGTCGATCTCATGCATGTGCTGTTCGGCACGGTGCTGGCGCTCAACAACGAGGCTTTGACGCTGATCGGCGGCATCGTCGCGGTGACGCTGGTCAGCCTTGCCATCTTCTGGCGGGCGCTGGTGGCGGAATGCCTCGACCCGCTGTTCCTGCGTTCGGTCAGCCGCATGGGCAGCCCGGTGCATTTCATCTTCCTCGGCCTCGTCGTTCTCAATCTGGTTGGTGGCTTCCAGGCGCTCGGAACTTTGCTTTCCGTCGGACTGATGATGCTGCCGGCGGCAGCCGCGCGCTTCTGGACGGCGCGCGTCGAGCCGATGTGCGTGCTGGCCGTGCTGATCGGTTTTGCCTCCTGCATCGCCGGACTGCTCCTGTCCTACCACGCCTCGCTGCCGTCCGGTCCAGCCATCATCCTGTCGGCCGGCGTCGTCTATTTCGCCTCGATCCTGTTCGGCACGCGCGGCATTCTGCGCGCCCGCATCATCCATCACCGTCACAGAACGGCCTGATCCCCCGCCCCTAAAAGGAGACCCGCTTATGCTGAAATCGATCCGTGCCGCCCTGGCGATGAGCGTTATAACATTAACCGCCTTTGGGGCGTCATCGGCCTTCGCGGCGCCGCTGAAAGTGGTCGCCAGCTTCACCGTCATCGCGGATTTCGCCAAAAACGTCGGCGGCGACCGTGTCGACATCACCACCATCGTTGGCCCCGATGGCGACGCCCATGTCTACGAGCCGAGCCCTGCCGACGCGGTCGCCATGGCCAAGGCCGACATCGTTCTGGTCAACGGCCTGCACTTCGAAGGTTTCCTGCAGCGGCTGGTCGATGCCAGCGCCACCAAGGCCTCGATCATCACCTTGACCAAGGGCGTGACGCCGATCGATTTCAAGCCTGAATTCGCCGACGCCGACGCGGCCGAGGGTGCCGGCACCGGCGGCGGCAAGACGGTCACCGACCCGCACGCCTTCCAGTCGATCGCCAACGCCAGGATCTATGTGAAGAACATCGCCGAGGCCTTCTGCGCGGCCGACAGCGACGGCTGCGTCTCCTATCAGACCAATGCCGCCGCCTACACCAAGAAGCTCGACGCGCTGGAAGGCGAAGTGAAGGCGGCGATCCAGTCGATCCCCGAGGCGAAGCGCGTCGTCATCACCTCGCATGATGCCTTCGGCTATTTCGAACACGAATACGGCCTGACCTTCCTCGCTCCGCAAGGCATCTCGACCGATTCCGAACCGTCGGCCGCCGACGTCGCCAAGCTGGTCGAGCAGGTGAAGCAGGACAAGGCCGCGGCCATCTTCGTCGAGAACATCACCAACCCGCGCCTGATCGAGCAGATCGCCAGCGAGACCGGCATCAAGATCGGCGGCACGCTCTATTCGGACGCGCTGTCGCAGCCGGACGGCCCGGGATCGACCTATATCAACCTGATGCACAACAACATCCGTCAGATCAAAGGCGCCATTCTCGGCAGCTGAATCTGATCTGCCGTCCAGCCGGGCCATATGGCCCGGTTGGATTTTCCGGCGCGCGATGTCTATTTGGCAGAGAATTCCGTCGAAGCGGATTGCCGCCCCTCTCCCGGAGTGGCAAGACTTTCCACCAAACCAGATTGCGAGGATGCGAGCCATGGAATATCGCCAGATCAGCGAAGACTATTCGGTCTCGGGCCAAATCCAGCCCGAAGATGTCGCCGCCATCAAGGAAGCCGGCTTCAAGAGCGTGATCTGCAACCGGCCGGACGATGAACAGCCCGGCCAGCCTTCGGCGGACACGCTCAAGGCAACGATCGAAGCCGCCGGTCTCGGCTTCCGCTACATCCCGGTGATCAGTGGCCAGATCACGCGAGAGAATGTCGACGACCAAGCCGAGGCGTTGGATGAGCTCGAGGGTCCAGTCTTCGCCTATTGCCGCTCCGGTGCGCGCTGCACAAACCTGTATGGGCTAATCCAGCAGTCGAAAGGCTAGATCGGTAGCGCCCCGGTTTCCTTCAGCGTTTCGAGCACGATCGCGGTCTTCACATGCTGTACCGATTCGTGCGGCAGGAGCACGCCGTTGACGAACTCGGACAACGATTTGAGATCGGGCGTCACCACCTTCAGGATATAGTCCATCTCGCCGGTCAGCGCGTGCGCCTCCTGCACTTCCGGCAGCCGCGCCACCAGCTCGCCGAAGCGCCGCGCATTGTCTCGGTTGTGGGTGGCCAGCGTCACCGAGATGACGTTGACCAGCGAAAAGCCGAGCCTGTCGCGGTCGAGCACGGCGCGATAGCCCTTGATGTAGCCGTCCTCCTCCAGCCGCTGGCGGCGGCGCGAGCATTGCGATGCCGAGAGGTTCACCCGTTCGGAAAGATCGTTGTTGGTGAGCCGCGCATCGCCCTGCAAGAGCGCCATTATCTTGCGGTCAAACTGGTCGATGCGCGCATCATCCATGGTTTTTTCTCATTTCATGCATGCTTCACGCATGACATCATCATTTCAAGCGTTTGAATGCAAGCACCATGCACGGGCTTCGCGCTATGATGGCGTCGGATGGCCTTTTCAGGCCAAGCAGCTTCCGGAGGAATACCATGGGTCCCTTCCCGCACGATGCCCCGCCCGCCACGATCAGCAAGGACAATCCTGCCGGCACTGACGGTTTCGAGTTCGTCGAGTTCGCGCATCCAGAGCCCAAGAAGCTGGCCGAGCTGTTCACCCGCATGGGTTATGTGGCGGTGGCCAGGCATCGCACCAAGGACATCACCGTCTGGCGCCAGGGCGACATCAATTATGTCGTCAATGCCGAGCCCGGCTCGCACGCGATGAAGTTCGCCGACAAACACGGCCCTTGCGCCGCCTCGATGGCCTGGCGGGTGGTCGATGCCAAACATGCCTTCGAGCATGCCGTCTCGAAGGGTTCCACGCCTTATGCAGGCAACGACAAGGCACTCGACGTGCCGGCCATTGTGGGCATCGGCGGCTCGCTGCTCTATTTCATCGATGCCTACGGCAAGAAGGGCTCGGCCTATGACGCCGAGTTCGAGTGGCTGGGCGAACGCGACCCGCGGCCGCAAGGCGTCGGCTTCTATTACCTCGACCACCTGACCCACAATGTCTATCGCGGCCAGATGGACAAGTGGTGGGACTTTTATCGCAATCTGTTCGGCTTCAAGCAGATCCATTTCTTCGACATCGACGGCAAGATCACTGGCCTGGTCAGCCGCGCCATCACCTCGCCCTGCGGCAAGATCCGCATTCCGCTCAACGAATCCAAGGACGAGACCAGCCAGATCGCCGAATACCTGAAGAACTACAATGGCGAAGGCATCCAGCACATCGCGGTGGGCACCGACGAGATCTACGCCGCCACCGACAAGCTCGCCGAGAACGGGCTGAAATTCATGCCCGGCCCGCCCGATACCTATTACGACATGTCTTATGACCGCGTGAACGGCCATGACGAACCTGTCGAGCGCATGAAGAAGCACGGCATCCTGATCGACGGCGAAGGCGTGGTCGACGGCGGCATGACCAAGATCCTGCTGCAGATCTTTTCGAAGACCGTTATCGGGCCGATCTTCTTCGAGTTCATCCAGCGCAAGGGCGATGAAGGCTTTGGCGAAGGCAATTTCCGCGCGCTGTTCGAATCGATCGAGCAAGACCAGATCAAGCGCGGCGTGATCAAGGTTCAGGCTGCGGAATAGACCGGAGTTCTTGCGGCTCGATCAATTATGACCTAAATTCTGGTCAAAGGGTCGAGCACATGAACGTTTCTATCGCCGAAGCCAAAGCCAAATTGTCCGAACTCGTCAGCCGCGCGGAAGCAGGCGAGGAGATCGTTCTTACGCGCCACGGCAAGGTGGCGGCGCGCATTGTGCCTCCGGCGGTGGCCGAACCTCTGCCGCGTATCGGCGCATTGAAGGGGAAAATCTGGATTGCGGACGATTTTGACGAACTCGGCCCCGAATGGGACGAGTACGTGAAATGACGGTCGGCCCCTTTCTCGCCGACACACATATCATCTTCTGGTCGATTTCGGACGATCGACGTCTCAGCGAGCACCACCGCGCCATCTTGGCTTCGGAAGCGGTGGTGTTTGCGAGCGCGGCAAGCGTTTGGGAAATTGCCATCAAACGATCGATCGGAAAACTCAATGCGCCGGACGATCTGCCGACGCTGCTTCCAAAGATGCGATTTCAGCCGCTCGTTGTGACGCTACAGCATGCGAATGCCATCAGCGGTCTACCCCACCACCATGGCGATCCGTTCGACAGATTGCTGATCGCGCAGGCGCAAGTGGAAAACCTGACCATCCTTACTTCCGACCCGCATTTCGCCCGTTATGATGTCGCTGTAGCGTGATTAGCTAGGCGGTTTGTCTCATAGCCGAAGCCTCTCAACCTCCTCCTGCCTAACCTTGACGTCATAATCGAGCAGGAACTCGTCCAACTGCGGCGGCGCGACCGAAGTGCCGGACAGCATCGCATGCACCTGGCCGCGATGATGGATGTCGTGCAGGAAGACGTGCGCCAGGATATCGCCGATCTTTTCCGGGATCATGCCGTCCTCGCGCCGGTCCGTGATGACGCGGCGATCGAGATCGGTCTCCGACAGGCCATCGCAGAAGGCGATCAGCCGCCGGTCCGCCGCAAGCTGGGCGATGTAAAGCTTCGGCGCGGCATCGAAAGGCACGAAATCATCATGGGAAGCGGCACCGACGCCGCCCTCTTCGAGAAAATCGAGATAGAGATGATCGACCGCGAGGACATGATTGAGCGTTGCCTTGATCGACGGGAAAAAGCTGGTGCGCTCAGCCTCGAACTCACCAGGCTTGAGCGCAAGCACGGCACGATAGAGCCGGTCGTTCGACCAGAGATTATTGCCGGCCATGCGGCGCAGATGATCCAGAAGATTCATCGCCGAAAATCTGTCTTAGCCTCTATCTCTCGTATTTCTCGACCTTCTGCTCGATGGCGCCGAAGATCGAATGGCCGGCCTTGTCTTTCATCTCGATGCGTACCGTGTCGCCGAAGCGCAGGAACGGCGTCTTTGTTTCGCCTGACACAATCGTCTCGATCATGCGCAGCTCGGCGATGCAGGAATAGCCGGCGCCCCCCGCTGAGACCGGCTTGCCCGGGCCGCCGTCGAGCTTGTTGGACACCGTACCCGAGCCGATGATGGTGCCCGATACCAGCGGCCTTGTGCGGGCGGCGTGAGCGATCAGGGCCGGGAAATCGAAGGTCATGTCGATACCGGCATTGGCGCGGCCGAACGGCTTGCCGTTGATGTCGGCGAGCAGCGGCAGGCTGACCTTGCCGCCATCCCAGGCGTCGCCCAGTTCATCCGGCGTTACCGCGACCGGAGAGAAGGCCGAGGACGGTTTCGACTGGAAGAAGCCGAACCCCTTGGCCAACTCCGACCCCGTGAGCGCGCGTAGCGTGACATCGTTGACCAGCATGACCAGCCGGATCGCGGCGCGCGCTTCATCGAGGCTGGACCCCATCGGCACATCGTCGACGATGACGGCGATTTCGGCCTCCATGTCGATGCCGAAGGCTTCATCCGCCATCCGGATCGGATCGCGCGGCGCAACGAAGGAGTCCGAGCCGCCCTGGTAGATCAGCGGGTCGGTCCAGAAGCTCGCCGGCATCTCGACGCCGCGCGCTTTTCGCACCAGTTCGACATGGTTCACATAGGCCGATCCGTCGGCCCATTGATAGGCGCGCGGCAGCGGCGAATGCGCGTCGTGCTCGTGGAAGCGAGCCGCCGGCATCGCTTTGTTCTCCAGCGATTCCGCGATCGTCGCGAGATGCGGCGAGATCCTGCGCCAGTCGTCGAGTGCCGCCTGCAGCGTGCGCGCCAGGAACGATGCGTCGGTGTACTGCGTCAGGTCGCGCGAAACGACGACGAGTTTTCCGTCGCGCGTTCCGTCCTTCAGCGTGGCAAGCTTCATACATCCTCCCATTCATTATTCATAATATTTGCCGGCATAGAGAATTCTTGCTGTGGCTTTCCAAGGATTCTCATCGGTCAAAAAAGCCGGATCGGCCCGCCTATTGTCTTTGACCCAAGCAACAGCCGATTCGAGAAAAGTGCCAATCGAGCCGTTTTCCCATCCGTTCCAGCCGAGATCAGTCCCTGCAGGTCTCATTGACTGTTTGCGATCGGTATCCTCACGATCATTCGACAGTGCGTCGACGAACCGAATGAAAGACGGCAGGTCCTCCACCGTATTGAGGAGCAATTGGAGTCGCGCTGCGGAATCCTCCCCAGACTGCCGTACCTCTTCCCAAAGCTCGTCGTCGGTCACGTCTCACTCCCAAACGTTACAACAAGGCCGTCACGGGCGATCGTCAAGTCGCCGGCCCATGTTTTCCTGACGGCGGCGATCCAGTCCGCCTCGCCGATCTCGGCATCGTCGGCTGGAATGAGGTGGTTGAGCACCAGTCTTTTGACCCCGGCTTCGCTGGCGATGCGCCCGGCGTCCTCGGCAAAGCTGTGGCTGGCGAGCAGATGTTCCCTGAGCCGCGCGCCATTGCCGGTCCTGGCAACCAGCCGCTCGATGCCTTCCTCCAGCATGGCTTCATGGACGAGGATATCGGCATCTTCGGCGAAATCGGCGAGCGGTGGGAAAAAGGCAGTGTCGGCCGAGAACACCAGGCTTTTTGCGCCATGCTCGAAGCGCAGGGCAAAGCAATCGGTCACCGGGGGGTGGTCGACGCGGAGCGCCGTCACCTTCAGGCCGCGCTGCTTGACCACATGGCCTTCGCCGAATTCGTCGATCGAAATCAACTCGCGAATATCGGGCCGGCCCTCATCGACGATGCGGATCTCGATGTCGAATTCCATCGCCTGACAAAAGCGCCGCCAGTAGTGGCCGACCCCAGGCGGGCCGAACACGGTGACCGGCGTCGCCAGGCCAGCTGTCCAGGCGGTGTGGATCAACGGTCCAAGCTCCAGCACATGGTCGGAATGGAGGTGCGTGATGAAGATCAGATCGAGCGCCTTCAGCCTGACGCCGGCATCGACCAGACCGCGCGTCACGCCAAGCCCGCAGTCGACGACTATCGCTCGCCCGCCGATCTCGAGCAGCGACGAACTCGGCCACGGTCCGCCCGGCCGCAGCGCCGGACCGCCTTTCGAGCCCAGCAGCACCAGCCGATCCGGCATTGGCTTGCCGCTCAAGACCAGTCGCCCTCGGGCGTGCCATTGAAGCGTTTCTTCAGGCCGGCCCAGCAATCGATGTAATTGTCCTGCCGGGTCTCGAGTTCGGCGCCGTAACGGGTCAGCATCTGCGGAAAGCGGGTCTCGAACATGAAGGCCATGGTGTTGTCGAGCTTGACCGGTTTCAGGTCCGCGCGCGAGGCCTTTTCGAAGCCAGGCGCATCCGGCCCATGGGCCAGCATCAAATTGTGCAGGCTGATGCCGCCGGGCACGAAGCCTTCTTCCTTGGCGTCGTACTGGCCATGGATCAGCCCCATGAACTCGCTCATGATGTTGCGGTGGTACCAAGGCGGCCGAAACGTATCTTGGGCCACCAGCCAGCGCGGCGGGAAGATGACGAAGTCGATATTGGCCGTGCCCTCCTCGCCGCTCGGCGCTGTCAGCACGGTGAAGATCGACGGATCCGGATGGTCGAACAGCAGCGCGCCGACCGGCGAAAAGGTCGCCAGATCATATTTGTAAGGCGCGTAGTTGCCGTGCCACGCCACCACGTCGAGCGGCGAATGCTCGATCTCGGTGACATGGAAATTGCCGCACCATTTCACGATCAGCCGGCAGGGCGTTTCCTTCTCCTCGAACCAGGCGCAGGGCGTCTTGAAGTCGCGCGGATTGGCCAGGCAATTGGCGCCTATCGGGCCGCGGTCAGGTAGCGTCAGCTTGGCGCCATAATTCTCGCAGACATAGCCGCGCACTTCCTTGTCGACCAGTTCGACCTTGAAGACGAGGCCGCGCGGTAGAACGGCGATTTCACCGGGCCGAAGCTCGATGACGCCCATCTCGGTGACCAAGCGCAAAGCGCCGACCTGCGGTACAACAAGCAATTCACCGTCGGCGTTGAAGAAATGATCGTCGACCATCGATGTGTTGGCGATATAGACATGGGCTGCCATGCCGGTCTGCCCAAGCACGTCGCCGGCTGTGGTGATGGTGCGCATACCCTGGATGAAATCGGTCGGCTCCTTCGGCATCGGCACCGGATTCCAGCGGTACTGGCCAAGCGCCAGCTCGTGATCGCCGACATTGGGCGCGGACTTCCACAGGGGGTAGCTCGCGGCCTTGAACCGGCCCGTGTGCTTGACGCTTGGCCGGATGCGATAGAGCCAAGAGCGCTCATTGGTGCCGCGCGGCGCGGTGAAAGGCGAACCGGAAAGCTGTTCGGCATAGAGGCCGTAGGCCGGCCGCTGTGGCGAGTTGCGCCCCTGCGGCAGCGAGCCAGGCAATGTCTCGGTCTCAAAATCGTTGCCGAAGCCCGGCATGTAGGAAAAGGTCATCGCTTCCTCCCGGAATAGAGCCAATTGACCAAACTGGTTTCATTTGTAACCATCGAAAATGTAACTATCAATCTTCCGTTTTTGCCGGATGCGGACAATGGACATTCTCGAACTCGAAAGCTTCCTGCCCTACCGGCTCTACCGTCTCGCCGATGCCGTCAGCCGCGAATTCTCGAAGGTCTATAAGGACCGCCATGGCCTGACCCGGCCCGAATGGCGCACGTTATCGGGATTGGGACAGCGCGGCACGATGACCGCCACGGAACTCGGCGAACAGTCGGCCATGCACAAGACCAAAGTTTCGCGGGCGGTGGCCGAGTTGGAACGGCGGCGCTGGCTGGTGCGAACGGCCGACGAGAACGACCGTCGCGTCGAGCACCTGGCCCTGACCAAGGCAGGGCTTGCGGCCTATCGCGAGATGGTGCCGCTGGCGAAGGCGTTTGAGCGGGAATTGCTGGCGAGATTGAGTGTGGAGGAACGTGCAGCGATTGTGAGTGGGGTGGCGGCGCTGGAGATGGCTCTAAGCCAAGGCTAAAGTTCCGAACCGTCTGGGAACAGAACTATAGATGTGTTGCCGTGGCCGATGTGCAGCCGACCGCTCGAATGATTAAATCTCAGGTGGCTTAAGAACGGCGCGTGCAGCCCGCTTGGCAGTGCTGCAGTCCTCACCATCATGTCTATTTCCACGATGGTCTTGTGAAGTATCTTCTCAACTTCGGACGTTCGGCGGCTTCGCTCCGAAAACAGCGACCGCTGCAGCAGATCAGGTCTGCGCCTAGCTACCTCGGCAAATATCTGCCTCAACTCGCCATGCGGCCGCCCATCCAACCTCTCCAAGGCTATTACGAGCGACTCAAGCAGGCGATGTCGATTGTCCACGCTGGCAAGGCCTCACCAGTCCATCACCACCTTGCCCGAACTGCCGCTCCTCATCGCATCGAAGCCCGCCTGGAAATCGTCGATGCCGATACGATGCGTGATCAGGCCGGTCACATCGAGCGGGCCCTGCACCAAGGCGATCATCTTGTACCAAGTCTCGAACATTTCGCGGCCATAGATGCCCTTCAGATGCAGCATCTTGAAGATGACCTTGTTCCAGTCGATCTCGAAACCGGTCGGCGCGATGCCGAGGATGGCGATCTTGCCGCCATTGTTCATGGTGTCGATCATGTCGCGGAAGGCGGGGGCGGCGCCCGACATTTCCAGCCCGACGTCAAACCCCTCGGTCATGCCGAGCGCCGGCATGACGTCGCGCAGCTTTTCCTTCGAGGCATCGACGACATGCTGGACGCCGAGCTTTTTCGCCAGCGCCAGCCGCACCGGGTTGATGTCGGTGATGACCACTTTTCGCGCGCCGACGCACTGCGCCACCAGCGCACCCATGATGCCGATCGGTCCGGCGCCGGTGACCAGCACATCCTCGCCAACCAGATCGAAGGACAACGCTGTGTGGAC
Coding sequences within:
- a CDS encoding RidA family protein; amino-acid sequence: MSIRRIDVGPRMSQIVIHGNTLYLAGQVGEPGGNVASQTRDILATIDELLAKAGTDKTKIVQAIIWLADMGTFAEMNSEWDKWVPQGHTPARATGEAKLAGPEYLVEIIITAAI
- the aztA gene encoding zinc ABC transporter ATP-binding protein AztA, which gives rise to MTQTCLTFRDLTLGYNSHPAIHHLDGAIRKGSLTAVVGANGSGKSTLMKGIVGVLKPMAGEVIRAPGVRAAYLPQQSELDRSFPARVVDLVSLGLWPKRGMLGRYTREDRDAVSQALMAVGLGGFEKRPIDTLSGGQLQRTLFARVLLQDAELILLDEPFNAVDAKTVGDLIALIKRWHGEERTIMVVVHDLDLVRQNFPETLLLARQPVAWGETRETLKPENLLRARRFHEAWEENAPWCEPDEHAHGQDHDHHGHDHHGHDHHHGAGPRAA
- the aztB gene encoding zinc ABC transporter permease AztB, encoding MDALYGLFIAPFADFGFMQRALFGSLMLSLGACPIGVFLMLRRMSLSGDAMAHAILPGAAAGFLFYGLEILPMTVGGLIAGIIVALGAGAVSRFTIQREDASMAAFYLISLAIGVLMVSIRGSSVDLMHVLFGTVLALNNEALTLIGGIVAVTLVSLAIFWRALVAECLDPLFLRSVSRMGSPVHFIFLGLVVLNLVGGFQALGTLLSVGLMMLPAAAARFWTARVEPMCVLAVLIGFASCIAGLLLSYHASLPSGPAIILSAGVVYFASILFGTRGILRARIIHHRHRTA
- the aztC gene encoding zinc ABC transporter substrate-binding protein AztC; the encoded protein is MLKSIRAALAMSVITLTAFGASSAFAAPLKVVASFTVIADFAKNVGGDRVDITTIVGPDGDAHVYEPSPADAVAMAKADIVLVNGLHFEGFLQRLVDASATKASIITLTKGVTPIDFKPEFADADAAEGAGTGGGKTVTDPHAFQSIANARIYVKNIAEAFCAADSDGCVSYQTNAAAYTKKLDALEGEVKAAIQSIPEAKRVVITSHDAFGYFEHEYGLTFLAPQGISTDSEPSAADVAKLVEQVKQDKAAAIFVENITNPRLIEQIASETGIKIGGTLYSDALSQPDGPGSTYINLMHNNIRQIKGAILGS
- a CDS encoding TIGR01244 family sulfur transferase — encoded protein: MEYRQISEDYSVSGQIQPEDVAAIKEAGFKSVICNRPDDEQPGQPSADTLKATIEAAGLGFRYIPVISGQITRENVDDQAEALDELEGPVFAYCRSGARCTNLYGLIQQSKG
- a CDS encoding Lrp/AsnC family transcriptional regulator; protein product: MDDARIDQFDRKIMALLQGDARLTNNDLSERVNLSASQCSRRRQRLEEDGYIKGYRAVLDRDRLGFSLVNVISVTLATHNRDNARRFGELVARLPEVQEAHALTGEMDYILKVVTPDLKSLSEFVNGVLLPHESVQHVKTAIVLETLKETGALPI
- the hppD gene encoding 4-hydroxyphenylpyruvate dioxygenase, with the protein product MGPFPHDAPPATISKDNPAGTDGFEFVEFAHPEPKKLAELFTRMGYVAVARHRTKDITVWRQGDINYVVNAEPGSHAMKFADKHGPCAASMAWRVVDAKHAFEHAVSKGSTPYAGNDKALDVPAIVGIGGSLLYFIDAYGKKGSAYDAEFEWLGERDPRPQGVGFYYLDHLTHNVYRGQMDKWWDFYRNLFGFKQIHFFDIDGKITGLVSRAITSPCGKIRIPLNESKDETSQIAEYLKNYNGEGIQHIAVGTDEIYAATDKLAENGLKFMPGPPDTYYDMSYDRVNGHDEPVERMKKHGILIDGEGVVDGGMTKILLQIFSKTVIGPIFFEFIQRKGDEGFGEGNFRALFESIEQDQIKRGVIKVQAAE
- a CDS encoding type II toxin-antitoxin system Phd/YefM family antitoxin; amino-acid sequence: MNVSIAEAKAKLSELVSRAEAGEEIVLTRHGKVAARIVPPAVAEPLPRIGALKGKIWIADDFDELGPEWDEYVK
- a CDS encoding type II toxin-antitoxin system VapC family toxin, with translation MTVGPFLADTHIIFWSISDDRRLSEHHRAILASEAVVFASAASVWEIAIKRSIGKLNAPDDLPTLLPKMRFQPLVVTLQHANAISGLPHHHGDPFDRLLIAQAQVENLTILTSDPHFARYDVAVA
- a CDS encoding DinB family protein — protein: MNLLDHLRRMAGNNLWSNDRLYRAVLALKPGEFEAERTSFFPSIKATLNHVLAVDHLYLDFLEEGGVGAASHDDFVPFDAAPKLYIAQLAADRRLIAFCDGLSETDLDRRVITDRREDGMIPEKIGDILAHVFLHDIHHRGQVHAMLSGTSVAPPQLDEFLLDYDVKVRQEEVERLRL
- a CDS encoding fumarylacetoacetate hydrolase family protein, which encodes MKLATLKDGTRDGKLVVVSRDLTQYTDASFLARTLQAALDDWRRISPHLATIAESLENKAMPAARFHEHDAHSPLPRAYQWADGSAYVNHVELVRKARGVEMPASFWTDPLIYQGGSDSFVAPRDPIRMADEAFGIDMEAEIAVIVDDVPMGSSLDEARAAIRLVMLVNDVTLRALTGSELAKGFGFFQSKPSSAFSPVAVTPDELGDAWDGGKVSLPLLADINGKPFGRANAGIDMTFDFPALIAHAARTRPLVSGTIIGSGTVSNKLDGGPGKPVSAGGAGYSCIAELRMIETIVSGETKTPFLRFGDTVRIEMKDKAGHSIFGAIEQKVEKYER
- a CDS encoding MBL fold metallo-hydrolase; this translates as MPDRLVLLGSKGGPALRPGGPWPSSSLLEIGGRAIVVDCGLGVTRGLVDAGVRLKALDLIFITHLHSDHVLELGPLIHTAWTAGLATPVTVFGPPGVGHYWRRFCQAMEFDIEIRIVDEGRPDIRELISIDEFGEGHVVKQRGLKVTALRVDHPPVTDCFALRFEHGAKSLVFSADTAFFPPLADFAEDADILVHEAMLEEGIERLVARTGNGARLREHLLASHSFAEDAGRIASEAGVKRLVLNHLIPADDAEIGEADWIAAVRKTWAGDLTIARDGLVVTFGSET
- the hmgA gene encoding homogentisate 1,2-dioxygenase codes for the protein MTFSYMPGFGNDFETETLPGSLPQGRNSPQRPAYGLYAEQLSGSPFTAPRGTNERSWLYRIRPSVKHTGRFKAASYPLWKSAPNVGDHELALGQYRWNPVPMPKEPTDFIQGMRTITTAGDVLGQTGMAAHVYIANTSMVDDHFFNADGELLVVPQVGALRLVTEMGVIELRPGEIAVLPRGLVFKVELVDKEVRGYVCENYGAKLTLPDRGPIGANCLANPRDFKTPCAWFEEKETPCRLIVKWCGNFHVTEIEHSPLDVVAWHGNYAPYKYDLATFSPVGALLFDHPDPSIFTVLTAPSGEEGTANIDFVIFPPRWLVAQDTFRPPWYHRNIMSEFMGLIHGQYDAKEEGFVPGGISLHNLMLAHGPDAPGFEKASRADLKPVKLDNTMAFMFETRFPQMLTRYGAELETRQDNYIDCWAGLKKRFNGTPEGDWS
- a CDS encoding MarR family winged helix-turn-helix transcriptional regulator — encoded protein: MDILELESFLPYRLYRLADAVSREFSKVYKDRHGLTRPEWRTLSGLGQRGTMTATELGEQSAMHKTKVSRAVAELERRRWLVRTADENDRRVEHLALTKAGLAAYREMVPLAKAFERELLARLSVEERAAIVSGVAALEMALSQG